From the Nitrospiria bacterium genome, the window GCCGACCCCCGCATCCAGTTGGAGGTCGTTGCCGACCATGGTGACGCGCTTTAAAACATCCGGCCCGTTTCCGATCAGGGTCGCCCCCTTCACAGGCGTCGTCACTATTCCGTCCTCAATCCGGTAGGCTTCGCTGGCCGAGAAAACGAACTTGCCGCTGGTGATGTCCACCTGACCCCCGCCGAAGGAGACGGCGTAAAGGCCGTTCTTGACCGAACGAATGATCTCTTCCGGACGGGATTCCCCGGCCAGCATGAAGGTGTTCGTCATGCGCGGCATTGGAATATGCATGAAACTTTCCCGGCGGCCGTTCCCGGTCGGCGTCATCCCCATCAGCTTCGCATTCAAGCGGTCTTGGAGATAGCCCCTCAATATGCCCCTTTCGATGAGTACCGTCCGGTGGGTCGGCGTCCCCTCATCGTCAATGTTCAGGGACCCCCGGCGGCCTGGAATCGTTCCGTCATCGACAATCGTGCAGAGTTCGGACGCCACCGGTTTTCCGATCAAACCGGTAAACGCCGACGTCCCTTTTCGGTTAAAATCCCCCTCCAAGCCATGTCCGATCGCTTCATGAAGAAGAATCCCGGGCCAGCCCGGTCCCAAAACCACGTCCATCATCCCGGCCGGAGCATCCACGGCTGAAAGATTCAGGATGGCCTGACGGGCCGCTTCTTTTGCGTACGCTTCAAAACGGCGGTCCTCCAAGAAAAAAGAATATTCGACGCGACCTCCCCCTCCGTAACTGCCGGCCTGCCGGTTTCCGTTCTCTTCGGCGATGCAGGTCACGTTAAGCCGGGAAAGCGGCTGAATATCCCCCACAATCCGCCCCTCGGACGTGACGACCAAAATCGCTTTGTGTTCGGCCGCAAAAGAGGCCATCACCTTTTTAATTCGCGGATCGTAACGGCGCGCCGAGAGATCGATCTGATGCAAGAGATCGATCTTCTCCTGAACCGAAATCTCCGAAGCGGGCGTCTTGATCGGATAGAGATCCGGCCGGGCGACATCGTTTCGGACCGGTACCGGTCTGCCTATCGACTGATCGGTCGTGATGTACCGCGCCGTTCGCGCCGCCAACTCCATGTTTTTAAAAGTGATCTCGTCCGAGTAGGCATAACCCGTCTTCTCCTCCGCAACGGCCCGGACTCCAACACCCTGGCCGATCGATTTTGCGGCCTTTTTTACCATGCCTTCTTCAAGGCTGACCGATTCGTTTGTTCGGTATTCAAAATAAAGATCGGCGTAATCGATCTGTTTCCCAAGCGCTTTTCCGATGGTTTGTTCAAGCTGGACTGTATTCAGATTGAATTTCTTGAGGAAAAACTCTTCGGCCTTCGTCAGCTCTTTGGCCACGAATAAATCCTTTCTATCAATTGGAGGGATGTTTAATTGGTATTATACGGAGAATCTGAACCGGAATCAATAAAAAAACAAACTAGAATACCGTATAAAAATGAGGACAATTAAACATAACCTGTTGCTTTATATTTATTATTTAAAATTTTACCCGTGTACACATTTTGATCGTTATTGATTACCGGCGCGGAAATTCCTTGACCAATTTTTCTACTTCTTCAATTAATTCAGGTATTTCAGCCATATTATTTCGTATTGCTCCCAGTATCTTTTCCAAACGGGCCTTACGGGTCATCTCTTTGTCTTCCATTACCTTCTCATCGAGCTTCCGATAGGCCTCGGATAGATGGGGTTCCAGTTCGGGACGGAGGGACAGAATGCCCTCATATATCTGATGGATGGCGGGATCGATCTTCGAAACCA encodes:
- the tldD gene encoding metalloprotease TldD; the protein is MAKELTKAEEFFLKKFNLNTVQLEQTIGKALGKQIDYADLYFEYRTNESVSLEEGMVKKAAKSIGQGVGVRAVAEEKTGYAYSDEITFKNMELAARTARYITTDQSIGRPVPVRNDVARPDLYPIKTPASEISVQEKIDLLHQIDLSARRYDPRIKKVMASFAAEHKAILVVTSEGRIVGDIQPLSRLNVTCIAEENGNRQAGSYGGGGRVEYSFFLEDRRFEAYAKEAARQAILNLSAVDAPAGMMDVVLGPGWPGILLHEAIGHGLEGDFNRKGTSAFTGLIGKPVASELCTIVDDGTIPGRRGSLNIDDEGTPTHRTVLIERGILRGYLQDRLNAKLMGMTPTGNGRRESFMHIPMPRMTNTFMLAGESRPEEIIRSVKNGLYAVSFGGGQVDITSGKFVFSASEAYRIEDGIVTTPVKGATLIGNGPDVLKRVTMVGNDLQLDAGVGTCGKDGQSVPVGVGLPTVRINGMTVGGTRG